The Candidatus Koribacter versatilis Ellin345 genome has a segment encoding these proteins:
- a CDS encoding DUF4255 domain-containing protein yields the protein MSNALALAAVTAVLQSYLNAVYNNPSSVLGSVSVTAIAPDLIQGGIAGGGNAPLQVNIFLHQVTLNAAWRNIEMPTLAPDGQTRIANQPLALDLHYLLTAYAPEDSQAEALLGLGVFFLHQNPMIARADIASALAALPPSYPAPFATALGLSGLADQVEMIKITPATLGREEIAWLWTALKADYRPTFPFQVSVVLIQPQNPVFAALPVLQRIIEAKPLSPIPTLTEADPPNKQPVACLGDTVTVQGAFLNGTSAVRLVNPQQGLQSDITAITNATNVSFKFGIPNPVLPSPQLHPTDLPAGVYVVSAKVASDGDTVDTNGVALAIAPKIDASWAPGTIPSGLNVSVSVPCAPYLRPGQAVQLLIGSQAAPADTFDTPTNSPSFTFANLTATATPVPVRLRVDGIDSPIIDMTAKPPKFTGPSVQVT from the coding sequence GTGAGCAATGCCCTTGCGCTCGCCGCGGTCACGGCTGTGCTCCAGTCGTATCTGAACGCTGTGTACAACAATCCGTCATCGGTCTTGGGCAGCGTCTCCGTGACCGCTATTGCTCCTGACCTCATTCAGGGCGGTATTGCCGGCGGCGGCAACGCGCCTCTCCAGGTAAATATCTTTCTCCACCAAGTCACGCTAAACGCCGCGTGGCGAAACATTGAGATGCCAACCCTTGCGCCGGACGGTCAAACCCGCATTGCGAATCAACCCCTCGCGCTGGACCTCCACTATCTTCTGACCGCGTATGCGCCCGAAGATAGCCAGGCCGAAGCCTTGCTTGGTCTTGGCGTCTTCTTCTTGCACCAAAATCCGATGATTGCCCGCGCAGATATCGCTTCGGCGCTAGCAGCCCTTCCACCGAGCTATCCAGCTCCATTCGCTACCGCGCTCGGTCTCTCGGGACTTGCCGACCAGGTCGAAATGATCAAGATCACTCCCGCCACTCTTGGTCGCGAGGAGATCGCGTGGCTCTGGACCGCCCTCAAGGCCGACTACCGCCCGACGTTTCCCTTTCAGGTATCCGTGGTCCTGATCCAGCCGCAGAATCCAGTATTCGCCGCTTTACCCGTACTACAACGGATTATCGAAGCGAAGCCGCTGTCTCCAATTCCAACGTTGACCGAAGCTGATCCGCCAAACAAACAGCCTGTCGCATGTCTCGGAGATACGGTCACCGTTCAAGGCGCATTCCTGAACGGAACCTCCGCCGTACGGTTGGTCAATCCACAGCAGGGTCTTCAGTCGGATATCACCGCCATTACGAATGCCACGAATGTGTCTTTTAAGTTTGGTATTCCTAACCCCGTGCTACCGTCCCCACAACTTCATCCCACGGACCTCCCCGCAGGCGTTTACGTGGTCTCCGCCAAGGTCGCATCGGATGGCGACACAGTGGACACCAATGGCGTTGCCCTCGCGATTGCGCCGAAAATCGATGCGTCTTGGGCGCCCGGAACGATCCCATCAGGTCTAAACGTTTCCGTCTCCGTGCCATGCGCACCCTATCTCCGCCCTGGGCAGGCTGTTCAACTCCTTATCGGAAGCCAGGCGGCTCCAGCCGACACCTTCGATACTCCAACCAATTCTCCGAGCTTCACCTTTGCCAACCTCACCGCCACTGCCACACCCGTTCCAGTGCGGCTCCGCGTCGACGGCATCGACAGTCCAATCATCGACATGACGGCGAAGCCTCCGAAATTTACCGGCCCGTCCGTGCAGGTGACGTAA
- a CDS encoding phage tail protein encodes MGVPFPANPKRLDPYKNFKFRLKWDGKYVYGGSKVSGLKRTTEVVEHRSGGDPSTSHKSPGRTKYEPITLERGLTQDLNFHDWAGKVWNFGAGLGSEVSLADFRKEIYLEFYNEAGQVVMAYKIFRCWVSEYQALPDLDANANAIAIEHIKLENEGWERDTSVSEPKEPTLATVVT; translated from the coding sequence ATGGGCGTTCCGTTTCCAGCAAATCCAAAGCGATTAGATCCGTACAAAAACTTCAAATTTCGTTTGAAGTGGGACGGCAAGTACGTCTACGGCGGCAGCAAAGTCTCCGGACTGAAGCGCACGACGGAGGTCGTCGAGCACCGTTCCGGCGGCGATCCCTCTACTTCGCATAAGTCTCCCGGCCGCACGAAATATGAACCGATCACACTCGAGCGCGGACTGACGCAGGACCTCAACTTTCACGACTGGGCCGGCAAAGTGTGGAATTTCGGCGCTGGCCTCGGCTCAGAGGTTTCCCTCGCCGATTTCCGAAAGGAGATCTATCTCGAGTTCTACAACGAGGCCGGCCAGGTAGTCATGGCATACAAGATCTTCCGCTGCTGGGTGTCCGAGTATCAGGCGCTGCCTGATCTCGACGCCAACGCGAATGCGATCGCGATCGAGCACATCAAGCTTGAGAACGAAGGATGGGAACGCGACACCAGCGTCTCCGAACCGAAAGAACCGACCCTGGCCACTGTGGTGACGTAG
- a CDS encoding phage tail sheath family protein: MPPTFTFPGVYIEEIPSGVHTITGVATSIAAFVGWAAQGPTDEATLVQSWADFANQFGGLDARSNLGYSVNQFFNNGGQQAYIVRLVSDTTNGNTAAATASVNIKTITFDASVSPSKVTVTKGAAGLTISAANQGAWAKNYSIQVQPRIDDYNRFTLSVVYTDPVTSAQTIVESYSNLSTNSADTQGRYVVNILNEQSNYVTAKMAPTPVTLTVTPGVPTTPKASNPGSIALNASVDGNDGTPLAPGDTVFEKMLNSGGAGTAGVRLLDTVPIFNILCVPGETVVQNITELQAYCVDNRAFLIVDSKSDDKVKDLALNGPAGITGVNSINSALYFPWVNQFDSQTNSTRAFPPCGFVAGLYAATDTARGVWKAPAGIDASLTGDTGLTLNLTNAQNGSLNIQAINCLRNFPVYGDVIWGARTLRGNNQVGSEWKYVPIRRLALFLESSLYDGTQWVVFEPNDEKLWGQIRMNVGAFMQGLFLQGAFQGTSPQQAYFVKCDADNNPQSSIDQGIVNILVGFAPLYPAEFVVIQIQQMAGQLQA, encoded by the coding sequence ATGCCGCCGACTTTCACGTTTCCTGGCGTTTACATTGAAGAAATTCCCAGTGGAGTGCACACCATCACAGGCGTCGCTACCTCCATCGCTGCCTTCGTGGGCTGGGCAGCGCAGGGCCCGACCGATGAAGCCACACTGGTCCAGAGTTGGGCAGACTTCGCGAACCAATTCGGCGGCCTCGACGCCCGAAGCAATCTCGGCTACTCCGTCAATCAGTTTTTTAACAACGGCGGACAACAGGCCTACATCGTGCGACTCGTCTCCGACACCACGAACGGCAACACGGCGGCTGCGACGGCGTCGGTCAACATCAAGACCATAACCTTCGACGCGAGCGTGTCACCCAGCAAAGTCACCGTTACGAAAGGTGCCGCCGGATTGACAATATCGGCCGCAAACCAAGGCGCATGGGCGAAGAACTACTCCATCCAGGTCCAGCCGCGAATTGACGATTACAACCGCTTTACTCTCTCGGTTGTCTACACCGATCCCGTCACGTCTGCGCAGACCATTGTTGAGAGCTATTCGAATCTCTCGACGAACTCTGCCGACACGCAGGGACGCTACGTCGTCAACATCCTGAACGAACAGTCGAACTATGTAACGGCGAAGATGGCCCCAACCCCGGTCACGCTGACCGTCACTCCCGGCGTTCCGACCACGCCGAAAGCCTCGAATCCCGGCTCTATCGCATTGAATGCCAGCGTTGACGGAAACGACGGCACGCCGCTGGCACCGGGCGACACCGTCTTCGAGAAAATGCTCAATTCGGGCGGAGCCGGAACCGCAGGTGTTCGGTTGCTCGATACCGTTCCCATCTTCAACATCCTTTGCGTTCCCGGCGAAACGGTGGTCCAGAACATCACCGAACTGCAAGCGTACTGCGTGGACAACCGCGCATTCCTAATCGTAGATTCCAAGTCGGACGACAAGGTGAAAGACCTGGCACTAAACGGTCCGGCTGGCATTACTGGCGTAAACTCCATCAACTCCGCGCTCTACTTTCCGTGGGTCAACCAGTTCGACTCGCAAACCAATAGCACTCGCGCCTTTCCACCCTGCGGCTTTGTTGCGGGCCTCTATGCGGCGACTGACACAGCCCGCGGGGTTTGGAAAGCGCCTGCCGGCATCGACGCCAGCCTCACTGGTGACACCGGTCTCACGCTCAATCTCACGAACGCGCAGAACGGAAGCTTAAATATCCAGGCGATCAATTGCCTCCGCAACTTTCCTGTGTACGGCGACGTCATTTGGGGTGCGCGAACGTTGCGCGGGAACAACCAGGTCGGCTCCGAGTGGAAGTACGTTCCCATCCGGCGTCTCGCTCTCTTCCTCGAAAGCTCGTTGTACGACGGCACCCAGTGGGTCGTCTTCGAACCCAATGACGAAAAGCTCTGGGGACAGATCCGCATGAACGTGGGTGCCTTCATGCAGGGCCTCTTCCTGCAAGGCGCATTCCAAGGCACCTCTCCGCAACAGGCCTACTTCGTCAAATGCGACGCCGACAACAATCCGCAGTCGAGCATTGATCAGGGCATCGTCAACATTCTCGTCGGATTCGCTCCGCTCTACCCCGCAGAATTCGTCGTAATACAGATCCAGCAGATGGCAGGACAGCTTCAGGCGTAA